One Ananas comosus cultivar F153 linkage group 1, ASM154086v1, whole genome shotgun sequence DNA window includes the following coding sequences:
- the LOC109717811 gene encoding segmentation protein Runt-like, which yields MDRFRHHKSPGSERFIGRHPAAFRPAALPLSPDPNPNPNASFCSRLTPPAPHPSPPRPRLRFSSRSTSSFGRSRRSRSRTPGLADKSPPSRQVAPESHLAHAPPPHAYRLGILAALPEDFTRFSPKHGAAAAGASLLRPRPHLSSSSSSSASTSPTSSASSSASRMIPSIPRPRPEFNLSVPGARIHHQSAPVNVPLVNRRPASGPEELEGEDDGEDEMLPPHEIVARARTKESPLRASSMLEGAGRTLKGRDQRQVRDAIWSKMGFMD from the exons ATGGACCGCTTTCGCCACCATAAATCCCCCGGTTCCGAACGCTTCATCGGNAGGCACCCCGCCGCCTTCCGCCCCGCcgccctccccctctcccccgatcccaatcccaatcccaatGCCTCTTTCTGCTCGCGCCTTACTCCCCCCGCCCCTCACCCGAGCCCCCCACGCCCCCGCCTCCGCTTCTCGAGCAGAAGCACCTCGAGCTTCGGGAGGagccgccgcagccgcagccgca CACCTGGTTTGGCCGACAAGTCACCGCCAAGCCGCCAGGTCGCCCCCGAGTCGCACCTGGCCCACGCACCGCCGCCACATGCTTACCGCCTTGGCATTCTCGCCGCCCTCCCCGAGGACTTCACACGCTTCTCCCCCAAGcatggcgccgccgccgccggagcctcCTTGCTACGCCCGAGGCCGCATCTTTCGtcctcatcctcttcctccgcctccacctcccccacctcctccgcctcctcctccgcctcccggaTGATCCCCTCGATTCCTCGGCCGAGGCCCGAGTTCAACCTCTCTGTCCCCGGGGCCCGGATCCACCACCAGTCGGCACCGGTGAACGTTCCCTTGGTGAACCGGAGGCCGGCGAGTGGGCCGGAGGAGCTCGAGGGGGAAGACGATGGCGAGGACGAGATGCTCCCGCCTCACGAGATTGTGGCGAGGGCGCGCACAAAGGAGTCGCCGTTACGGGCCTCCTCGATGCTCGAAGGGGCCGGAAGGACGCTGAAGGGGAGGGATCAGCGCCAGGTCCGCGACGCCATTTGGAGtaaaatgggttttatggatTGA